Proteins from a genomic interval of Hydrogenophaga sp. PAMC20947:
- a CDS encoding PLP-dependent aminotransferase family protein, whose translation MFTVDPKAASPLVAQIVEGFREAIQRGDLRPGAKAPSIRQFAHAQGVSVYTVVDAYDRLVAQGYFASRPHSGFFVRQREALARLGPDQTPVESVNHNFDSMWYLRRVFENRALRMKPGCGWIPGDWLFQDGLRRSLRSLAADNAELGGYGEPKGYPPLRQLVRDLLAEQEIAVTTDQVLLTHGSSQGLDLVARCLVRAGDVVLVDDPGYPNLLFSLRFLGAKLVGVPRTPHGYDLAALEALVIEHQPKVFFTQPRLQSPTGSVANLAHLHRVLQLAEKHHFTVVENDIYADLDPEPRPSLASLDQLQRVVYLSSFSKTISPNLRVGFMAAPPDLLEDFAQLKMISGLTSSEFSERLVCGALLDGRWRKHLRGLRDRLAAAHQRVAQALENKGFEIFAEPKAGLFLWAQHPDIHDAAELAYKAAEQDISLGPGHLFTPNLTPSRWLRFNVAYSDEPQVWAFLKEQTKAA comes from the coding sequence ATGTTCACCGTTGACCCCAAAGCCGCATCGCCCCTGGTGGCACAAATCGTCGAGGGATTTCGCGAAGCCATCCAGCGCGGTGACCTGCGTCCCGGCGCCAAAGCGCCGTCGATCCGCCAGTTCGCCCATGCCCAGGGCGTGAGCGTGTACACCGTGGTGGACGCTTATGACCGCCTGGTGGCACAGGGTTACTTCGCCTCACGCCCACATTCCGGGTTTTTTGTGCGCCAGCGTGAAGCGTTGGCCAGGTTGGGTCCCGATCAGACGCCGGTTGAGTCCGTCAACCACAATTTTGATTCCATGTGGTACCTGCGCCGGGTGTTTGAGAACCGGGCGCTGCGCATGAAACCCGGCTGTGGCTGGATCCCCGGCGACTGGCTGTTCCAAGACGGCTTGCGCCGCAGTCTGCGCTCGCTGGCCGCCGACAACGCCGAGCTGGGCGGCTACGGCGAACCCAAGGGTTACCCCCCGTTGCGCCAACTGGTGCGCGATCTGCTAGCCGAGCAGGAAATCGCGGTGACCACCGATCAGGTCTTGCTCACGCATGGCTCCAGCCAGGGGCTTGATCTGGTCGCGCGCTGCCTGGTGCGCGCTGGCGATGTGGTGCTGGTGGACGATCCGGGTTATCCCAATCTGCTGTTTTCGCTGCGCTTTCTCGGTGCGAAGCTGGTGGGCGTGCCCCGCACGCCCCACGGCTACGACCTGGCGGCGTTGGAAGCGCTGGTGATCGAACACCAGCCCAAGGTGTTTTTCACCCAGCCGCGCCTGCAAAGCCCAACCGGGTCGGTGGCCAACCTGGCGCATCTGCACCGTGTGCTGCAACTGGCTGAAAAGCACCACTTCACGGTGGTGGAAAACGACATCTACGCCGATCTCGATCCCGAGCCTCGCCCGTCGCTGGCCAGTCTGGACCAGTTGCAGCGTGTGGTCTACCTCAGCAGCTTCTCCAAGACCATCTCGCCCAACCTGCGTGTGGGCTTCATGGCCGCACCGCCCGATTTGCTGGAGGATTTTGCCCAGCTGAAAATGATTTCGGGGTTGACCTCGTCCGAATTCAGCGAGCGCCTGGTGTGTGGCGCGCTGCTGGACGGGCGCTGGCGCAAACACCTGCGCGGCCTGCGCGACCGTTTGGCCGCAGCCCACCAACGCGTGGCGCAAGCGCTGGAAAACAAAGGTTTTGAGATCTTTGCAGAGCCCAAGGCGGGTTTGTTTCTGTGGGCGCAGCACCCCGATATACACGACGCTGCCGAACTGGCCTACAAGGCCGCCGAACAAGACATTTCGCTCGGCCCGGGCCACTTGTTCACCCCCAACCTGACACCCAGCCGGTGGCTTCGTTTCAATGTGGCCTACTCCGATGAGCCGCAGGTTTGGGCCTTTCTGAAAGAGCAAACTAAGGCTGCCTGA
- the alaS gene encoding alanine--tRNA ligase, whose product MTRPVTAVASVADIRKTFLDFFASKGHTIVPSSGLVPGNDPTLMFTNSGMVQFKDVFLGTDKRPYTRATSVQSCLRAGGKHNDLENVGYTARHHTFFEMLGNWSFGDYFKRESLKWAWELLTEVYKLPADRLLATVYEEDDEAYDIWTKEIGLPPERVIRIGDNKGGRYKSDNFWMMADTGPCGPCSEIFYDHGDHIAGGPPGSPDEDGDRFIEIWNNVFMQFDMAEDGSVKPLPAPCVDTGMGLERLAAILQHVHSNYEIDIFDALIKAAARETGCTDLANPSLKVIADHIRATAFLVSDGVIPSNEGRGYVQRRIIRRAIRHGYKLDKKTPFFHKLVADLAKLMGGAYPSLASQEQRITEVLKTEEERFFETLATGMEILDSALAGGVKQLPGEVAFKLHDTYGFPLDLSADVCRERGLSVDEAGFHAAMAKQKAAGRAAGKFKMDKALEYTGAGNEFVGYEKLEAPGKVVALYFEGTAVAELKAGQSGVVVLDTTPFYAESGGQVGDEGMILTGEKAALARFEVADTQKIKADVFGHHGTLELGTLAVGDSVTAQVNTARRGATMRNHSVTHLMHKALREVLGTHVQQKGSLVDADKTRFDFTHNAPVTDEQIREIEQRVNTEIVANAATQARVMDIEAAQKTGATMLFGEKYGETVRVLDIGSSRELCGGTHVARTGDIGFFTITAEGGVAAGVRRVEAVTGMNAVNYVQGMETTLGGVAGTLKVTPQEVPARVGALLEQMRDLEKEMGALKSRLASAQGDELVGQAVDVNGLKLLVAVLPGADAKGLRETMDKLKDKLKTAVIVLAAVDGDKVQIAAGVTANSVGKVKAGELVNFVAQQVGGKGGGKPDMAMAGGTDASGLPKALASVQAWVAERA is encoded by the coding sequence ATGACCCGCCCCGTCACCGCTGTTGCATCTGTTGCCGATATCCGCAAGACCTTCCTGGACTTCTTTGCCTCCAAGGGCCACACCATCGTGCCTTCCAGCGGCCTGGTGCCCGGCAACGATCCCACGCTCATGTTCACCAACTCGGGCATGGTGCAGTTCAAGGATGTGTTTCTCGGCACCGACAAGCGCCCCTACACGCGCGCCACATCGGTGCAGTCTTGCCTGCGGGCGGGCGGCAAGCACAACGATCTGGAAAACGTGGGTTACACCGCGCGCCACCACACCTTCTTCGAGATGCTGGGCAACTGGAGCTTTGGCGACTATTTCAAGCGCGAATCGCTGAAATGGGCCTGGGAGCTGCTGACCGAGGTTTACAAACTGCCGGCTGACCGCCTGCTGGCCACGGTTTACGAAGAAGATGACGAGGCCTACGACATCTGGACGAAAGAAATCGGCCTGCCACCCGAACGCGTGATCCGCATCGGTGACAACAAGGGTGGGCGCTACAAGAGCGACAACTTCTGGATGATGGCCGATACCGGTCCCTGCGGTCCCTGCTCGGAGATCTTCTACGACCATGGCGACCACATTGCGGGCGGCCCCCCCGGCAGCCCTGATGAAGACGGCGACCGCTTCATCGAGATCTGGAACAACGTGTTCATGCAGTTCGACATGGCCGAAGACGGCTCGGTCAAGCCGCTGCCCGCACCCTGTGTGGACACCGGAATGGGCCTGGAGCGCCTGGCTGCGATCTTGCAACATGTGCACAGCAACTACGAAATCGATATCTTCGACGCCCTGATCAAGGCGGCTGCGCGTGAGACCGGTTGCACCGACCTGGCCAACCCGTCGTTGAAAGTCATTGCCGACCACATCCGCGCCACCGCTTTCCTGGTGAGCGATGGCGTGATCCCGAGCAACGAAGGCCGGGGGTATGTGCAGCGCCGCATCATCCGCCGTGCCATTCGCCATGGCTACAAGCTGGACAAAAAAACGCCGTTTTTCCACAAGCTGGTCGCCGATCTGGCGAAGCTCATGGGCGGGGCCTATCCCAGCCTGGCCTCGCAGGAGCAGCGCATCACCGAGGTGCTCAAGACCGAAGAAGAACGTTTCTTTGAAACGCTGGCCACCGGTATGGAAATACTGGACAGCGCTTTGGCGGGAGGGGTAAAGCAATTGCCCGGCGAAGTGGCCTTCAAACTGCACGACACCTACGGTTTTCCTCTCGACCTCTCGGCTGACGTGTGCCGCGAGCGCGGGCTGTCGGTTGACGAAGCCGGCTTCCACGCGGCCATGGCCAAACAAAAGGCCGCCGGCCGCGCCGCAGGCAAGTTCAAGATGGACAAGGCGCTGGAGTACACCGGCGCTGGCAATGAATTCGTTGGTTACGAAAAACTGGAGGCGCCGGGCAAGGTGGTGGCGCTGTACTTTGAAGGCACGGCTGTGGCCGAGTTGAAAGCCGGTCAGAGCGGTGTGGTGGTGCTCGACACGACGCCTTTCTACGCTGAGAGTGGTGGCCAGGTGGGCGACGAAGGGATGATCCTCACGGGCGAGAAAGCCGCGCTCGCGCGCTTTGAGGTGGCCGATACGCAGAAGATCAAGGCCGATGTCTTTGGGCACCACGGCACGCTGGAGCTGGGAACCCTGGCGGTGGGTGACTCTGTGACGGCTCAGGTGAACACCGCGCGGCGTGGCGCGACCATGCGCAACCACTCGGTCACCCATTTGATGCACAAAGCCCTGCGCGAAGTGCTGGGCACCCATGTGCAGCAAAAGGGCAGCCTGGTCGACGCCGACAAGACGCGCTTCGACTTCACCCACAACGCCCCGGTGACCGACGAGCAGATTCGCGAAATCGAACAACGGGTGAACACAGAAATCGTGGCCAATGCGGCGACGCAGGCCCGCGTGATGGACATCGAGGCCGCCCAGAAAACCGGCGCGACCATGTTGTTTGGTGAGAAGTACGGCGAGACCGTGCGCGTGCTGGACATCGGGTCCAGCCGCGAGCTGTGCGGTGGCACCCACGTGGCTCGTACGGGCGACATTGGTTTCTTCACCATCACCGCTGAAGGCGGCGTGGCCGCGGGCGTGCGCCGAGTGGAAGCCGTGACGGGCATGAATGCGGTGAACTACGTGCAAGGCATGGAAACCACCTTGGGTGGCGTGGCCGGTACGCTCAAAGTCACACCGCAAGAGGTGCCCGCCCGCGTCGGCGCCTTGCTGGAGCAGATGCGCGATCTGGAGAAGGAAATGGGCGCGCTCAAGAGCCGCCTGGCCTCTGCCCAGGGCGATGAGCTGGTCGGCCAGGCGGTGGATGTCAACGGGCTGAAATTGCTGGTCGCGGTGTTGCCCGGCGCTGATGCCAAGGGCCTGCGCGAGACCATGGACAAGCTGAAAGACAAGCTCAAGACGGCGGTCATCGTTTTGGCCGCAGTCGATGGCGACAAGGTGCAGATCGCTGCGGGCGTGACCGCCAACAGCGTGGGCAAGGTCAAGGCCGGCGAGCTGGTGAATTTTGTGGCCCAGCAGGTGGGTGGCAAGGGTGGCGGCAAGCCCGACATGGCCATGGCCGGTGGCACCGATGCCAGCGGTTTGCCCAAGGCCCTGGCTTCGGTGCAGGCCTGGGTGGCCGAGCGGGCTTGA
- a CDS encoding pseudouridine synthase has protein sequence MSRSPGNPNIPALHGVAASCVALPTTKPAPWATVLDYLAHRMPAVSHNGWTERFARGLVLSENGEALLPTEPFRGGHRVYYYRELPNEQAVPFEETVLFQDEHLVVADKPHFLPVTPGGRFVQETLLVRLQRRLNLPALAPLHRIDRETAGLVLFAVQPAERGAYHALFSGHEMHKTYEAIAAATCALTWPHIRQSRLVEHPTEFYRMCEADETSTPNSETHVNLLEQRGNWARYQLTPVTGKRHQLRVHMNALGLPIAGDQLYPTVQHGPDDLEDFSKPLQLLAQHIGFTDPITGAVRAFQSERNLEWPKDAAQTGLNSK, from the coding sequence ATGTCTCGCAGTCCCGGCAACCCCAATATCCCGGCGCTCCATGGCGTGGCCGCCAGCTGCGTGGCCCTGCCCACCACAAAGCCCGCGCCATGGGCCACCGTGCTGGACTACCTGGCCCACAGAATGCCGGCGGTTTCGCACAACGGATGGACCGAGCGATTTGCCCGCGGCCTGGTGCTCTCTGAGAACGGCGAAGCGCTGCTGCCCACCGAGCCGTTTCGAGGGGGGCACCGCGTTTATTACTACCGCGAACTGCCGAACGAACAAGCGGTGCCCTTCGAGGAAACCGTGCTGTTTCAGGATGAGCACCTGGTGGTCGCCGACAAACCCCACTTTCTCCCGGTGACGCCGGGCGGGCGATTTGTGCAGGAAACGCTGCTGGTGCGTCTGCAACGGCGCCTGAACCTGCCAGCGCTCGCGCCCTTGCACCGCATTGACCGGGAAACCGCCGGGCTGGTGCTGTTCGCCGTGCAACCCGCAGAACGCGGCGCCTACCATGCGCTGTTCAGTGGACACGAAATGCACAAAACCTACGAGGCCATCGCGGCCGCGACTTGCGCACTGACCTGGCCCCATATCCGCCAAAGCCGCCTGGTGGAGCACCCGACCGAGTTCTACCGCATGTGCGAGGCCGACGAAACTTCAACGCCCAACAGCGAAACACACGTGAACCTGCTGGAGCAACGGGGCAACTGGGCACGCTATCAACTGACACCCGTCACGGGCAAACGGCACCAGTTGCGGGTTCACATGAACGCCCTGGGCCTGCCCATTGCAGGCGACCAGCTCTACCCGACCGTGCAGCACGGACCCGACGATCTGGAGGATTTTTCGAAACCGTTGCAGCTGCTGGCCCAGCACATCGGTTTCACCGATCCGATCACCGGAGCCGTGCGGGCGTTTCAGAGCGAGCGAAACCTGGAGTGGCCCAAGGATGCGGCTCAAACCGGGCTCAATTCAAAGTGA
- the trmB gene encoding tRNA (guanosine(46)-N7)-methyltransferase TrmB — protein MNAEHENPSSAPPSPEETTPAPAGAPDGDKPYMRVIKSYVLRAGRTGPGQARAYQQHGPKYLLTYQPEPLDVETAFGRSAPLFMEIGFGMGGATAHIAQVRPDDNFICCEVHEPGVGSLLKLIGENGIENIRIFRHDAVEVLDHMLGEQSLDGVHIFFPDPWHKSRHHKRRLIQGPFVNRLARHIKPGGYLHLATDWEPYAEQMHAVLKAEPLLVNTAAEPGPHGCAPKPDYRPLTKFENRGIKLGHGVWDLIYQRV, from the coding sequence ATGAACGCCGAACACGAAAACCCCTCGTCCGCCCCACCCTCCCCCGAAGAGACCACACCAGCGCCAGCAGGGGCTCCCGACGGCGACAAGCCCTACATGCGGGTGATCAAGAGCTACGTGCTGCGTGCCGGGCGCACGGGCCCGGGGCAAGCCAGGGCCTACCAGCAGCACGGCCCCAAATACCTCTTGACTTACCAGCCTGAGCCGCTGGACGTCGAAACGGCGTTTGGCCGCAGCGCGCCTCTGTTCATGGAAATTGGCTTCGGCATGGGCGGCGCCACCGCGCACATCGCCCAGGTGCGACCAGACGACAATTTCATCTGCTGTGAAGTGCATGAGCCGGGCGTGGGCTCCCTGCTCAAACTGATCGGCGAAAACGGCATCGAGAACATCCGCATCTTCCGCCACGATGCGGTGGAAGTACTGGACCACATGCTCGGCGAACAAAGCCTGGACGGGGTGCACATCTTCTTTCCCGACCCCTGGCACAAAAGCCGTCACCACAAGCGCCGCCTGATCCAGGGCCCGTTTGTGAACCGCCTGGCGCGCCACATCAAACCGGGCGGTTACCTCCACCTGGCCACCGACTGGGAGCCCTACGCGGAGCAGATGCATGCGGTGTTGAAGGCCGAGCCGCTGCTGGTCAACACCGCTGCCGAGCCTGGCCCCCACGGCTGCGCCCCCAAGCCCGACTACCGTCCGCTGACCAAATTCGAGAACCGCGGCATCAAACTCGGCCACGGGGTCTGGGATCTGATTTACCAGCGGGTCTGA
- a CDS encoding 7TM diverse intracellular signaling domain-containing protein produces MHIRSTVFFPARFVLLLMLASIALWWPGLASAAGAAPHNIAAQSPYWVDASGQATIEQVAQFAPTEFQALQPNQAFRLGEAALWVRLDLPPLDPTERWHLLFDSSAFIDSVNLYLPDGNAGWKINRAGDSLPVAQWSIPDRSPVFEVGAGGYTAWLRMASKPTPLSPRYHLISQSDLQSKRHWTYLMLGGYLGFGLLVMFLGWVHARLYRDRAFVIYMVYVGCMLGFQLAFTGIGGLFFWPDWAWWNNASPAVFMLWLAATGNWFVAEVCAIARYSQRAATAALAFSVVGLLYPVVYLTLNNATALLLLNLYGLLTVVIGPVMTIWAWRRGERYAGWLALGFLPLQIGYFFPALRAAGLITDSWATQYSVLIGSAIEIPVLLYILHHRAKHFNENRARLRTLESTDPLTGLTVMPVLRLRMRDAMRRAERYGHQCAVLVVELANHAEIVAVEGREVGDRALVIAASKLSRVVRDVDTVCRMANTRFTILIEGPVALPQIKLIAQHFVVKGLERTSILPGDLDLRFRMVSILLPAGAAILEHTEAPDERRVLSHLEKSLDLLGADSRKMVMHLPEGSVLPGHAVGSA; encoded by the coding sequence ATGCACATCCGCTCCACTGTGTTCTTTCCTGCCCGATTCGTCCTTTTGCTGATGCTGGCCAGCATCGCACTGTGGTGGCCCGGGCTGGCATCGGCAGCCGGGGCTGCGCCTCACAACATCGCGGCGCAAAGCCCTTACTGGGTGGATGCCTCCGGGCAAGCCACCATCGAGCAGGTGGCCCAGTTTGCGCCCACCGAATTTCAAGCCTTGCAACCGAATCAGGCGTTTCGCCTGGGCGAAGCTGCACTCTGGGTGCGGCTGGATTTGCCCCCCCTGGACCCCACCGAACGCTGGCACCTCCTGTTTGATTCTTCAGCCTTCATCGACAGCGTGAACCTGTACCTGCCCGATGGAAACGCAGGATGGAAGATCAACCGGGCGGGCGACTCACTGCCGGTGGCGCAATGGTCCATCCCCGACCGATCTCCCGTGTTCGAAGTGGGTGCCGGTGGCTACACCGCGTGGCTGCGCATGGCCAGCAAGCCCACCCCGCTGAGCCCGCGCTACCACCTCATCTCGCAGTCGGATCTTCAAAGCAAGCGCCACTGGACCTATCTGATGCTCGGCGGCTACCTGGGCTTCGGGTTGCTGGTGATGTTCCTGGGATGGGTGCACGCGCGCCTCTACCGCGACCGTGCGTTCGTGATCTACATGGTCTACGTGGGCTGCATGCTGGGATTTCAGCTCGCGTTCACGGGTATCGGGGGCCTGTTTTTCTGGCCAGACTGGGCCTGGTGGAACAACGCCTCACCCGCCGTCTTCATGCTCTGGCTGGCCGCTACCGGCAACTGGTTTGTGGCCGAAGTGTGTGCCATCGCTCGCTACAGCCAGCGAGCGGCGACAGCGGCTTTGGCTTTCTCTGTGGTGGGCCTGCTGTACCCGGTGGTGTACCTAACCCTGAACAACGCCACTGCACTGCTGCTTCTCAATCTCTACGGCCTGCTCACGGTTGTGATTGGCCCCGTCATGACCATTTGGGCCTGGCGCCGGGGAGAACGTTACGCGGGCTGGCTGGCACTGGGCTTCCTGCCGCTGCAAATAGGCTACTTTTTCCCCGCCCTGCGCGCGGCAGGCCTGATCACAGACAGCTGGGCCACGCAATACAGTGTGTTGATCGGTTCGGCCATTGAAATCCCGGTGCTGCTCTACATCCTCCACCACCGGGCGAAGCACTTCAACGAAAACCGGGCCCGGCTGCGCACGCTGGAGAGCACCGATCCCCTGACGGGCCTGACCGTCATGCCCGTGCTCCGGCTGCGCATGCGCGACGCCATGCGCCGGGCGGAGCGCTATGGGCACCAATGCGCCGTGCTGGTCGTCGAGCTGGCCAACCACGCGGAAATTGTGGCGGTCGAAGGGCGGGAAGTGGGGGACAGGGCGCTGGTGATCGCGGCGTCCAAGCTTTCACGCGTGGTGCGCGATGTGGACACGGTCTGCCGGATGGCCAATACCCGGTTTACCATTCTGATTGAAGGCCCCGTGGCCTTGCCACAGATCAAACTCATCGCCCAGCACTTTGTCGTCAAGGGGCTGGAAAGAACCTCCATATTGCCGGGCGACCTGGACTTGCGGTTTCGCATGGTGTCGATCCTGCTGCCCGCAGGTGCAGCCATCCTGGAACACACCGAAGCGCCGGACGAGCGCCGCGTGCTCTCGCATCTGGAGAAATCGCTGGACCTGCTGGGCGCCGATTCCCGAAAGATGGTGATGCACCTGCCCGAAGGCTCCGTCTTGCCAGGCCATGCAGTTGGCTCCGCCTGA
- a CDS encoding oxygenase MpaB family protein, with translation MNPIPLIESLERMADPLADDAVAAFMATHDPLDTTGLTLATRLMASWTTNGALSGWQPEGAATDPHTVKALQDYLAEGAVLPEWADPAKVARAEKLFMDHGPLSCTLLFCTSLPECYVLPDLAEVLHIAGQLEAHTEHRIRQTAAMVFPVMMRGGLLSPEGSGVAQVLKVRLIHATIRHLILRGHPGSVIGAMPPVNTHTPQPNLYAALMSHGWNTDTQGLPCNQVELAYTLLTFSYSFLQGMRRLGLPLSPQDEEAYLHTWNVMGHVLGIRRELMVHTVAEAQALFERIRQHAQAREQRVAPDPRPALGQALMQTMADAIKLPVIRHIPVPLTQWLIGMKTAKSVGINQQVPWFTWVVFLLGLGLTRAIDTVVRWVSPRFSLSRLLTRIIGYHLLTRFLLDQTRPLRLPIHVINAMQDTVSQWSDDPHALPWLNRLEDRFTTAGPWRNT, from the coding sequence GTGAACCCCATCCCCCTGATCGAATCGCTGGAACGGATGGCCGATCCCCTGGCCGATGACGCCGTGGCCGCCTTCATGGCAACCCATGATCCGCTGGACACCACCGGGCTGACACTGGCCACCCGGCTCATGGCGAGCTGGACCACCAATGGCGCGCTGAGCGGCTGGCAGCCCGAAGGTGCTGCAACCGACCCACACACCGTGAAGGCCCTGCAGGACTACCTGGCCGAAGGTGCGGTCCTGCCTGAGTGGGCAGACCCTGCCAAAGTGGCCAGAGCCGAAAAGCTGTTCATGGACCACGGCCCACTGTCGTGCACCCTGCTGTTCTGCACCAGCCTGCCCGAGTGCTACGTGCTGCCCGACCTGGCCGAAGTGCTGCACATTGCGGGCCAGCTGGAAGCGCACACCGAGCACCGCATTCGCCAGACCGCCGCCATGGTGTTTCCGGTCATGATGCGCGGCGGACTATTGAGCCCTGAGGGCTCCGGCGTGGCCCAGGTCCTCAAGGTCCGGCTGATTCACGCGACCATCCGGCACCTCATCTTGCGGGGGCATCCCGGTTCGGTCATCGGTGCAATGCCCCCCGTGAACACCCACACGCCTCAGCCCAACCTTTACGCAGCCCTGATGTCGCACGGGTGGAATACCGACACCCAGGGCCTGCCGTGCAACCAGGTGGAACTGGCCTATACCCTGCTCACCTTCAGCTACAGTTTTCTGCAAGGCATGCGCCGTCTGGGCCTGCCTTTGTCACCCCAAGACGAAGAGGCCTATCTGCATACCTGGAATGTCATGGGCCATGTGCTGGGAATCCGGCGCGAGCTGATGGTGCACACGGTGGCCGAAGCGCAGGCGTTGTTCGAGCGCATTCGACAGCACGCACAGGCGCGTGAGCAGCGCGTAGCACCCGATCCGCGCCCGGCCCTCGGACAAGCGCTCATGCAAACCATGGCCGATGCCATCAAGCTGCCGGTGATCCGGCACATCCCGGTGCCGCTGACCCAGTGGCTCATTGGCATGAAAACAGCGAAGTCCGTCGGCATAAACCAGCAGGTGCCGTGGTTCACCTGGGTGGTGTTCCTGCTCGGCCTGGGTTTGACGCGCGCGATCGACACCGTGGTCCGCTGGGTGTCCCCCAGGTTCTCCCTCTCCCGCCTCCTGACACGCATCATCGGCTACCACCTGCTCACCCGATTTCTGCTTGACCAGACCCGCCCACTGCGTTTGCCGATCCACGTGATCAATGCCATGCAAGACACCGTGTCCCAATGGAGCGACGATCCCCATGCGCTGCCCTGGCTCAACCGCCTTGAAGACCGTTTCACCACGGCGGGGCCCTGGCGCAACACCTGA
- the gluQRS gene encoding tRNA glutamyl-Q(34) synthetase GluQRS — MNYRGRFAPSPTGPLHAGSLVAALASWLDARAHGGTWIVRMEDVDTPRCIPGADALIRQQLAACGLVSDEPVLYQSQRASMYQRALDRLMQHQHAYPCGCSRKDIEETLASRGLHTDRHHSAVYPGTCRPENGGLKGKPARAWRLAVPEPSDITWTDLQLGPQHQNVGKAVGDFVLKRADGLWAYQLAVVVDDADQGITHVVRGQDLLDNTPRQIVLQLLLEVPQPRYRHIPLVLGENGEKLSKQNGAQALDLNDPAGSLRQAAAHLGLPSCPGTVPESLQTWLKDWACTPATNKHPATL, encoded by the coding sequence ATGAACTACCGGGGACGATTTGCCCCCTCCCCCACAGGCCCGCTGCACGCGGGTTCCCTTGTGGCGGCGCTGGCCAGCTGGCTGGATGCACGCGCCCATGGCGGCACCTGGATCGTGCGCATGGAAGACGTGGACACCCCGCGCTGCATCCCTGGCGCCGATGCGCTCATCCGTCAACAACTGGCAGCCTGTGGGCTGGTGAGCGATGAGCCGGTGCTGTACCAATCGCAACGGGCATCGATGTACCAGCGCGCACTTGACCGCCTGATGCAGCACCAGCATGCCTACCCCTGTGGGTGTTCCCGGAAAGACATCGAAGAGACCCTGGCATCACGGGGTCTGCACACGGATCGACACCACTCAGCCGTCTACCCTGGCACTTGCAGGCCTGAAAACGGTGGCCTGAAAGGCAAACCCGCCCGAGCCTGGCGTCTGGCCGTGCCTGAGCCGTCTGATATCACCTGGACCGACCTGCAACTGGGTCCGCAGCACCAGAACGTGGGCAAGGCCGTTGGTGACTTTGTGCTCAAACGCGCCGACGGCCTGTGGGCGTACCAGCTGGCGGTGGTGGTGGACGACGCCGATCAAGGCATCACCCATGTCGTGCGCGGTCAGGACTTGCTCGACAACACCCCCCGTCAGATCGTGCTGCAGTTGCTGCTGGAGGTGCCACAACCCCGCTACCGACATATTCCCCTGGTGTTGGGCGAGAACGGTGAAAAGCTCAGCAAGCAAAACGGTGCACAGGCACTCGATCTCAACGACCCCGCGGGGTCGCTCCGTCAGGCAGCTGCGCATCTGGGGTTACCGTCCTGCCCGGGCACCGTGCCTGAAAGCCTGCAAACCTGGCTGAAAGACTGGGCTTGTACACCGGCAACGAACAAACACCCGGCAACACTTTGA
- a CDS encoding FAD-dependent oxidoreductase → MHIAVVGAGMAGVVCARTLLQAGHRVTLIEKSQGFGGRMATRSTEFGGFDHGAQYFTVRDKRFAQVLLSAQDQVKAWSVSTVRVLDELGHVLASAPPPTEPHFVAVPGMSGLVNHWAQPLVYPERHNVTGATTLTGVRVTLIERDALNPEQWQLRAEGDDGGQQVVGGFDRVVLAMPHLQTHDLLLASGHSPELRQQLKPVQVAPCWTLMVAYPNAMQPNLPHIGPQWNAARSTHHRISWLARENSKPGRERIERWTIQASPAWSAKHLEDDAERVKAKLLKGFAEITGIRVTPAHAVVHRWRFAQTQKPLGRPFILDAELGIGLCGDWCLGHRVEDAFVSGLELALAMA, encoded by the coding sequence ATGCACATCGCCGTGGTCGGCGCCGGCATGGCTGGCGTGGTGTGCGCCCGAACGCTGCTGCAAGCGGGACACCGTGTCACGCTGATTGAAAAGAGCCAGGGATTTGGTGGGCGCATGGCAACACGCAGCACCGAGTTCGGTGGCTTTGATCATGGCGCACAGTACTTCACCGTGCGCGATAAACGATTCGCCCAGGTGCTGCTGTCCGCGCAAGACCAGGTCAAGGCCTGGAGCGTGAGCACCGTGAGGGTGCTCGACGAACTGGGCCATGTGCTCGCCAGCGCACCACCGCCCACCGAGCCCCATTTCGTGGCGGTGCCGGGCATGAGCGGTCTGGTGAACCACTGGGCCCAGCCCCTGGTTTATCCGGAACGCCACAACGTCACGGGGGCCACCACACTCACCGGCGTCCGGGTCACCCTCATCGAGCGCGATGCGCTCAATCCCGAACAATGGCAGTTGCGCGCTGAAGGCGACGATGGCGGCCAGCAAGTTGTGGGGGGCTTCGACCGGGTGGTGCTGGCCATGCCCCATTTGCAAACCCACGATCTGCTGCTGGCCTCGGGCCACTCGCCCGAACTGCGCCAGCAACTCAAGCCGGTGCAAGTCGCGCCTTGCTGGACCCTGATGGTGGCCTACCCGAACGCGATGCAGCCTAACCTGCCACACATTGGGCCCCAGTGGAACGCTGCACGAAGCACCCACCACCGCATCAGCTGGCTGGCCCGGGAAAACAGCAAGCCTGGCCGTGAACGCATTGAGCGTTGGACCATCCAGGCCAGCCCTGCCTGGTCCGCCAAACACCTGGAAGACGACGCCGAGCGCGTCAAAGCCAAGCTCCTCAAGGGTTTCGCCGAAATCACCGGCATCCGGGTGACCCCGGCCCATGCCGTGGTGCACCGTTGGCGCTTCGCCCAGACCCAAAAACCACTGGGCCGGCCTTTCATCCTGGACGCCGAACTGGGCATCGGCCTGTGTGGCGACTGGTGCCTGGGCCACCGCGTAGAAGACGCTTTCGTCTCCGGACTGGAGCTGGCGCTGGCGATGGCGTGA